The window TGTTGAATGATGATAAGAACCCTAGCAATGATATCATGATTAATGATTGGgcgattaaaagaaaatgatatgcatGGGTGTAGCTTATCGGGTGAAAAGAAAGATGGTATGAGTGATTACTTTTCTACATTTATTGACTAGCTATCACATCAGCACAGATGTTAACGAAGTCACAGGAATAGTCTGGAGAActtatgatttttcatattagaAATGGAGGATTGTTCATACTTAGAGCTGGGTGCCCAGAAAAACCAGGGGAGTTACATTTCGTAGAAGGGCTGATCAACACACGAGTTACAAGATCtcttagaagagaaaaaaaaaaaaaacataagggagagaaaaaaaaaaattacaaatgccCAATCTCTTTACACACTTATATATGTATCttaatttcttgatttaatttccttttgaaATAAGGGAAGCAACTCAACTCAAGCCTTGCGAGGGCACTGGTAGCATTTTGTGAAGAGTCCAAATGTATTAATTTGTTGAATGAAGTTGAGCATGCTTGCCCACCCTCCAAACCCGAATCCCACCACCAAAATCCATCCCACCACAAAGGCGTTCATTGAGTATACGCCGGCCCAACCTCCTAAGAATGACGGTGGTCTCTCCACTGCATTCtgtcaaaaaccaaaaaaaaaaatagaaggcaTTAGCCAACAAGTAAAACACTAATATGTTTTAGCACAACGATGAAGTAAGATGCAATGTGTGCTTGACTACCTCTCTAGAAGATGGCGAAGAAAATGTTATCATGTGAGCTAAGGCTGGGATTATGTAGACGGTGAAGCTGACAAGAAGTGATCCAACTGTGGAGTTGATGGGACCGAAGAAAGGGAAAATGATGGCCAGGAACCATATGGGGATCACCACGGGTAGTCGGGTTAGAGCTCGCTTGCACACACTCTTTGTGTCGTGCACACCGACGAACTTTTCCCAAACAAAGTACAGAGGAGTGCATGCAAATCCGAATGTTATGAACTGCACCCACCAccaaaatatttcagaactcaaaatttcttaaaatcataGATTTCAATTTGATCAATATATATACTCAGTCAGGAATTCATGACAAGCAGAAATGGAAATAGCATAGTAGTAGTGACCTGATGAATGAGCATGAGGATGACAGCAGTGTCTCTGTATCCAGACCTTGGCAGCAAAGAGAAAGCATTGGAATGGTTAAGGAGCATATCCCCAAAAGCCCAATAAACAGCGGAAGCTGACGGCAGTGTTAGGGTCAGCACATAGAGAGTTGCTGTCAAGTATATTAGCTTGAACCTTTGGGGCTTCCACATTGCATGCATTATCTCCCTATAACATAAATCACCTCTAATCAGATTTCACATAATTGCAATACAGATTTATGCATATAGATTTATacgtttatatatatatgttgcaTAACAAAGATGCTTTTCTTACAACCCCAATTGAATGATTGAGACATTCcaagatattttcttttcatcaaccCAGTGGAGGCTAAAGTTTGCAAAAATTTAGGTCCGTTTTCCCAGGAAACATGTTTCCTTTCCTTCGAAAAGGGTTGTACCTTTAGACATGCGAGAATGTACATACAAAAATGTATGTATAAATGCAGTTTTGATGAGTATTTAATTAAGTTCTCACACTGTGACAGCATGACCACCAAAGGTGTAGAGAATGTTGGTAGCCCCAGTGAAGTAGAGAACCATTTTGGTTGGGCCAGAGTGCTTCACCCCCTCAACCTTCAAACAAGCAAATCAGCATGGGattacttaataaataaatcaatgcATCAAAGGGGGGATGGGATTATgggaattatttgaaattaaaactaAGTGATGAATACAGCTAATTAAGGTAAATACATACCTGCCCATGGATAAAGGAAGCAATGGTTAGATACCAAGAAGTGTAGGTGGTCATCATAAGGCCTAAGAATGACCAAATTCTGTAATTATGGAATGAAGGAATGAAAACGGTCGTAGCACAGCAGGCGCCGAAGATGTACGTCCAAGTTCTCTTGTCGAAATTGTCATTTATGTAGTAGATGTTGCTGCAACATATCAATGgaaattgaggaaaaattaaCCAGTATGTATACATGATGTATTCGTCTGTCCAAACAGAAATATAATGTACATTGTAATGATTTTTCCTTTCCCCTTTTGGATTTACCTTGCACAGGCAATCAGCTGTATCACGGAGCCAAAGAGAAGGAAAGTGCAGTTGAAAAGTAGGCCTACATTCCTCCAGTGCTTCCCCAAAAGCCCATCAAGGACTTCAAACCACTGCATGCATGAATCACTTATGAATCAAGCCCACATGTCCCCTTTCCCCTCTTCTTTCTTCTCGTTTTAACAAAAATGGTTGAAGCACCTCAAATTTCATGATTTCTAAAAGAAAGAACACGTACCTGAATTACATGATTTCTAAAATcaaccttttctctctcctttctAGTTCTGTACTCAACATAAAGTACGCTTATGAGATAAGCAGTCCAACTCCCCATCAACCCATAAAACAGTTGAAAGAGAATTCCAGATAACATCCCCAGTTGTGAAAACGAGTAAGGCAGTGTGAGAAGCACTTGGGCAACCTACattccaaataaataaacacacaGCATACGTAAATTCGTTGTTTCCCATAACACATAATCTCAACGAAAAACAACTAAATGAACACAAAAGCATAAGTGCCTGATTAGAAGCACAGCTGAACCAGGCATCATAGACCGAGCCGCCGTGCCAAAACAAGGCCGATAATCTGCTCTTAGTCGACTTGGAATCGCCTTCTTCCCTTTCCATCTCCAAGTAGTTGCCGGCAACAATGGTCTCAACCTTCTCGGAAGCCATTGCTGCGGAGACTTATTGATATGTTGGATTAGTAGTTATGAAGGCATATAGCAGGAGtttataaatagaaatagaGCAAGTGCCTCCTTTCTCACTTTCTGCTAGTGATTAGCCCCATTCACCCCCTTTTCCTCTATAAAATTTTCACACACAATGATTGAGTCACCCGCTCGAGAACCAACCCACCTCACCCTTACACCTTTGATTGGACCCAAGTAAGTAAAAAACGTGCATGTATGATTTGATATTTATGGTACTGCAGTATCTTGATTTGTGGGTGGGTGGGGGGTGATATAGCTGTGTCACCCACTGGTGAGAAACGTACTTTTGTGGGCCGAATGATGGGGCCGGGCTAGCATGCACTGCACGAGCGGGGTGGCCCACGGGAGAAGGGCTTTTATTTTAACAAAGAGCCCATGTACACTGATTGATGATGAACGCAGAAGGAGAAAAGCGACGGGAAGGAGAGATTTTATTAGCTTTCATGGAATTATAAAAGTTAGGTGTGGGTTGTGTGTGAATGTGAGTGAGGGTGGGGGCGGGGGCTCATGAAATGGAGTGAATGATTGCTTGGGGAGGGGGAGAGGCCTTGGTGCTTGGCATGATTACCACCACAC is drawn from Vitis riparia cultivar Riparia Gloire de Montpellier isolate 1030 chromosome 18, EGFV_Vit.rip_1.0, whole genome shotgun sequence and contains these coding sequences:
- the LOC117907981 gene encoding auxin transporter-like protein 3, with the protein product MASEKVETIVAGNYLEMEREEGDSKSTKSRLSALFWHGGSVYDAWFSCASNQVAQVLLTLPYSFSQLGMLSGILFQLFYGLMGSWTAYLISVLYVEYRTRKEREKVDFRNHVIQWFEVLDGLLGKHWRNVGLLFNCTFLLFGSVIQLIACASNIYYINDNFDKRTWTYIFGACCATTVFIPSFHNYRIWSFLGLMMTTYTSWYLTIASFIHGQVEGVKHSGPTKMVLYFTGATNILYTFGGHAVTVEIMHAMWKPQRFKLIYLTATLYVLTLTLPSASAVYWAFGDMLLNHSNAFSLLPRSGYRDTAVILMLIHQFITFGFACTPLYFVWEKFVGVHDTKSVCKRALTRLPVVIPIWFLAIIFPFFGPINSTVGSLLVSFTVYIIPALAHMITFSSPSSRENAVERPPSFLGGWAGVYSMNAFVVGWILVVGFGFGGWASMLNFIQQINTFGLFTKCYQCPRKA